The genomic region ACGGCATCAAGCTCTGTCAAAAGATTCGCCAAAAAAGCGATGTTCCCATAATAATGTTAACCGCTCGAGATAGCCTTTCTGACAAAGTAAGAGGGCTAGAAAGTGGTGCTGATGATTATTTAGTTAAGCCTTTTGAGTATCTAGAAATTTTGGCTCGTATAAAAGCCTGTTTACGCCGAGCTAAAAAAATTTATAAGAAAAAGGAAATACTAGAACTAGGGATTTTTAAAATAGATTTTAATCGCCGAGAAGTAAATATTAACGGAAAAACCATAAGACTTACCAAAAAAGAATTTGACCTTTTAAAAATTTTAGCCGCTCACGCCAATGAAGTCCTAACTCGGGATTTTATAAGAAGCCAGTTATGGCCCGGCAAGGAAATTTATCCGTGGAGTAGAGCCTTAGACGTTCACATACAGCGCCTACGACAAAAAATAGAACCAGACCCCGAAAACCCTCGATATATAATTACCCACCCTGGTGTTGGCTATCGTTTTAATCCTGAGGGAGATTAGGTTTCCAATGAAATCTTAAGGCTTTAAAACGGCAGGCATCCAAACAATCTCCACAATTCCAACAATAAACATCCTTACTTTCGTCTTTTAAAGGTGAAAGCCCCAAGGGACACACCCTTTCACACATTCTACATTCTTTACAAGAATCTTTATCTCTAATAATTCTTAAAGAACGCTTACTTCCGAGAAAGGCTAACATTCCCCCTAAGGGGCAAAAATATCGACAAAAAAATCTACGGGTGAAAAAATTCATAAAAAGAACTAGTAGAATTACTATTCCTTCAATAGCCAGAGTGTGGAAGAAAACCGCCATCATTATTTCGCGCCCAACTAAACCAGGAGGAGAAAGAAAAACGAAAATTGGAGCCCCAAGGATCATAGCTAAAATTACATCACCAATTAAGGTAAACCAAATAGTACGCCTAGGTAAAATTATTAGGTCCCTTTTTCTTTTGAACTTAAAAACTTTTAAAAGACGTTCTTGAAGTTCTGAAAGAAAACTTATAGGACAAATCCAACTACAGAAAACCCTACCTAAAAATGAAGCTAGAAGCACTGGCCACAATAGAGCTATTAAAAGAGGAAGATAAATTGTTTTGGAAATTAAAATGCTTTCAAAGCCCTCAAGAGGAGAAACAAACCACAGTTTACCTATACTCAGTGATTGATACCATCCCTGGATAAAACTTATTTGAAAATAGTAATTGAGAAAGGGATTCACTAAAATAACTAAAAAGGCCAGAAAAAGGATTAAAAATCTCAAACGCTTGTAATTTTTAGACATTTTCTATCTCTTTCTAAAGGCGTAAATTGGTTCGATGTTGATAGCTTTAGGATTTAAAGGACAACTATGGGTACAGAGACCACAGCCTGTGCAATTTTCTTCGATAACAACCGGCCTTAGCTGATCAAGTTTAATTGCTTTCTCTTTCAGGGGACAGACATTGTAACAGGTGCGACATAAAGCCTGCCCTACCCAAGTTATACAATATCTTTTGTTAATAACCGCCACTCCCATACGTACTTCTTCCATCTTAACCGGAAGAAGCGTTCCCGTAGGACAGACCTCTACGCACTTCATACAGAGATAACAGGGAATCTTTTCCACTTCGATAATAGGAGTACCTGCAAAAATTCCCTGGCGAATATCAAGAATTCTAATAGAATGATAGGGGCAAATTTCGGCGCAACGGCCACAGCGCACGCACTTGGCGGCAAATAAGTCTTCAGAAACAGCCCCAGGAGGCCTTAAGTGGTTGCGCTTAACCGGCGAGGCCAATAGGCCTCCTTTAGATACATTGGGAAGAGATAAAAAAGCTAACAAACTTGCCAGGAAAGATCTACGAGT from Thermodesulfatator indicus DSM 15286 harbors:
- a CDS encoding response regulator transcription factor, which encodes MHPKAKILIIEDDLDIIYVLKEHLELDGFEVLEAENGLKGLELVEQDPDLIILDLNLPDIDGIKLCQKIRQKSDVPIIMLTARDSLSDKVRGLESGADDYLVKPFEYLEILARIKACLRRAKKIYKKKEILELGIFKIDFNRREVNINGKTIRLTKKEFDLLKILAAHANEVLTRDFIRSQLWPGKEIYPWSRALDVHIQRLRQKIEPDPENPRYIITHPGVGYRFNPEGD
- a CDS encoding 4Fe-4S dicluster domain-containing protein, which gives rise to MASPVKRNHLRPPGAVSEDLFAAKCVRCGRCAEICPYHSIRILDIRQGIFAGTPIIEVEKIPCYLCMKCVEVCPTGTLLPVKMEEVRMGVAVINKRYCITWVGQALCRTCYNVCPLKEKAIKLDQLRPVVIEENCTGCGLCTHSCPLNPKAINIEPIYAFRKR
- a CDS encoding 4Fe-4S binding protein, which gives rise to MSKNYKRLRFLILFLAFLVILVNPFLNYYFQISFIQGWYQSLSIGKLWFVSPLEGFESILISKTIYLPLLIALLWPVLLASFLGRVFCSWICPISFLSELQERLLKVFKFKRKRDLIILPRRTIWFTLIGDVILAMILGAPIFVFLSPPGLVGREIMMAVFFHTLAIEGIVILLVLFMNFFTRRFFCRYFCPLGGMLAFLGSKRSLRIIRDKDSCKECRMCERVCPLGLSPLKDESKDVYCWNCGDCLDACRFKALRFHWKPNLPQD